In a genomic window of Phycodurus eques isolate BA_2022a chromosome 2, UOR_Pequ_1.1, whole genome shotgun sequence:
- the si:ch73-167i17.6 gene encoding regulator of G-protein signaling 9-binding protein, which yields MGKEECKTMLDALNKVTACYRHLVVALGSTSDSQNLREELKRTRKKAQELAVANRTKLTSLLKDKSISKEDRAEYERLWVLFSSSMDLLEVDMKRSLEIGQDFPLKVPTRHLIQTGMTGSTSTVAARAMSVQNMKYEADSNIDTADLRDLQAEIGQVSQMMEEMEMKVQVAPWAVEAKQEAGAELKSNMSVGNSSVGVISICEEEPKDEEGGGGGDAGFASICAVVVFFVIVTVAVVLGYLVINMS from the coding sequence ATGGGCAAAGAGGAGTGTAAAACTATGCTGGACGCCCTGAATAAAGTGACGGCGTGCTACAGGCACCTGGTCGTGGCCCTGGGCAGCACTTCGGACTCGCAGAACTTGCGCGAGGAGCTGAAGCGGACCCGCAAGAAGGCGCAGGAGCTGGCCGTGGCCAACCGGACTAAGCTGACCTCCCTGCTCAAAGACAAGAGCATCAGCAAGGAGGACCGCGCCGAGTACGAGCGGCTGTGGGTGCTCTTCTCCAGCAGCATGGATCTGCTGGAGGTGGACATGAAGCGCTCCCTGGAGATAGGCCAGGACTTCCCGCTCAAGGTGCCCACCAGGCACCTGATCCAGACGGGCATGACGGGCAGCACAAGCACGGTGGCGGCGCGCGCCATGAGCGTGCAGAACATGAAGTACGAGGCGGACAGCAACATCGACACGGCGGACCTGCGGGACCTGCAGGCCGAGATCGGCCAGGTCAGCCAGATGATGGAGGAGATGGAGATGAAGGTGCAGGTGGCGCCGTGGGCCGTGGAAGCCAAGCAAGAGGCGGGCGCCGAGCTCAAGTCCAACATGAGTGTGGGAAATTCCTCCGTGGGCGTCATCTCCATCTGCGAGGAGGAACCCAAGGACGAGGAGGGGGGAGGCGGCGGGGACGCGGGCTTCGCGTCCATCTGCGCCGTGGTGGTGTTCTTTGTCATCGTGACTGTGGCGGTGGTGCTTGGATATCTGGTCATCAACATGTCCTGA